A DNA window from Motilibacter rhizosphaerae contains the following coding sequences:
- a CDS encoding DUF7455 domain-containing protein produces the protein MSTTTRPAAVLGSAPLPALLVRDRCDKCGAQAFVRARLAGGELLFCGHHARTYAPALAAAGAVVRDDTHLINVKPSQSANAD, from the coding sequence ATGAGCACCACGACGCGCCCCGCAGCGGTCCTCGGCTCCGCCCCGCTGCCCGCCCTCCTCGTCCGCGACCGCTGCGACAAGTGCGGCGCCCAGGCCTTCGTCCGCGCCCGGCTCGCGGGCGGGGAGCTGCTGTTCTGCGGCCACCACGCCCGCACGTACGCGCCGGCGCTCGCCGCCGCGGGCGCCGTCGTGCGGGACGACACCCACCTCATCAACGTCAAGCCCTCGCAGTCCGCGAACGCCGACTAG
- a CDS encoding PIG-L deacetylase family protein, protein MRYTLVSFHAHPDDEALLTAGTLARAAAEGHRVVLVVATTGGAGLASSEVRAKGDLAEQRMAELRRSAAELGCARVEHLGYADSGLTPDQRAGAGPDAFAAADVDEAAARLAALLLEEEADVLTGYDASGGYGHPDHVQVHRVARRAAELAGTPVLLEATVDRGRLLRAARLVHRLPRVPAEFSPRRLATAYVESKDLTHQVDVAPYWRRKRGSMSAHASQATADEGARTLGVFLRLPAPLFRLAFRREWFVEVGRAPGRPLLDDPFATLRER, encoded by the coding sequence GTGCGGTACACCCTCGTGTCCTTCCACGCCCACCCCGACGACGAGGCCCTGCTCACGGCGGGCACGCTCGCCCGAGCGGCGGCCGAGGGCCACCGCGTCGTGCTGGTCGTGGCGACGACGGGCGGCGCGGGGCTCGCCTCCAGCGAGGTGCGCGCGAAGGGGGACCTGGCCGAGCAGCGCATGGCGGAGCTGCGCCGCTCCGCCGCCGAGCTCGGCTGCGCGCGCGTCGAGCACCTGGGCTACGCCGACTCGGGGCTCACGCCGGACCAGCGCGCGGGCGCGGGTCCCGACGCCTTCGCCGCCGCGGACGTCGACGAGGCCGCGGCACGGCTCGCCGCCCTCCTCCTGGAGGAGGAGGCCGACGTGCTGACGGGCTACGACGCCTCGGGCGGGTACGGCCACCCCGACCACGTGCAGGTGCACCGCGTGGCGCGCCGCGCCGCCGAGCTCGCGGGCACGCCGGTCCTGCTCGAGGCGACGGTGGACCGCGGGCGGCTGCTCCGCGCTGCTCGGCTGGTCCATCGGCTCCCTCGGGTGCCCGCTGAGTTCTCCCCGCGGCGCCTGGCCACGGCCTATGTGGAGAGCAAGGATCTCACGCACCAGGTCGACGTCGCGCCCTACTGGAGGAGGAAACGCGGGTCGATGTCGGCGCACGCCTCCCAGGCCACCGCCGACGAGGGGGCGCGGACGCTCGGGGTGTTCCTCCGGCTCCCCGCGCCGCTGTTCCGCCTGGCCTTCCGGCGCGAGTGGTTCGTCGAGGTCGGGCGCGCGCCGGGGCGGCCCCTGCTGGACGACCCGTTCGCGACCCTGCGGGAGCGCTAA
- a CDS encoding glycosyltransferase family 4 protein yields the protein MRIAHVTDMYLPRLGGIEMHVSDLARRQLEQGHDVEVLTSTPVGDQPEGPVPVRRLVEGLRPSSAFNPLAVPRVYRTLAEGGYDVVHAHAGVWSPFAFAGIHGAVRAGLPAVVTEHSLAAYAEPAFRAFDRVTRWSRFPVQWTAVSDVAAEPLRRLVGPGSVSVLPNAVDPADWIVHPRPRPADEVVVVAVGRLAARKRPRPLLHLLRDARTQLPGSIQLRAVIVGDGPERAGLERYARRHGMDWVEFAGRLPRDEIRALFARADLFVAPAVLESFGIAALEARSAGLPVIARAESGVGSFVTSGTEGLLVSSDAEMAAAVVTLATDAARRAAMARHNRRTLPGMTWDALLTRTEELYARAGADESVHAA from the coding sequence GTGAGGATCGCCCACGTCACCGACATGTACCTCCCCCGCCTCGGGGGCATCGAGATGCACGTCAGCGACCTGGCCCGGCGACAGCTGGAGCAGGGCCACGACGTCGAGGTGCTGACGTCCACGCCCGTGGGCGACCAGCCCGAGGGGCCGGTGCCCGTGCGCCGACTCGTCGAGGGCCTGCGTCCGAGCAGCGCGTTCAACCCGCTGGCCGTGCCGCGGGTCTACCGCACGCTCGCCGAGGGCGGCTACGACGTCGTGCACGCGCACGCCGGGGTCTGGTCGCCGTTCGCCTTCGCCGGCATCCACGGCGCCGTGCGCGCCGGCCTGCCGGCGGTCGTCACCGAGCACTCGCTCGCGGCGTACGCAGAGCCGGCCTTCCGCGCCTTCGACCGGGTGACCCGCTGGAGCCGCTTCCCGGTCCAGTGGACGGCGGTGAGCGACGTCGCCGCGGAGCCGCTGCGCCGGCTCGTGGGGCCGGGCTCGGTCAGCGTGCTGCCCAACGCCGTCGACCCCGCCGACTGGATCGTCCACCCGCGCCCCCGTCCGGCCGACGAGGTCGTCGTCGTCGCCGTCGGCCGGCTCGCCGCGCGCAAGCGGCCGCGCCCCCTGCTGCACCTGCTGCGCGACGCGCGCACGCAGCTCCCCGGGTCGATCCAGCTGCGGGCCGTCATCGTCGGCGACGGCCCCGAGCGGGCCGGGCTCGAGCGCTACGCCCGCCGCCACGGCATGGACTGGGTGGAGTTCGCCGGCCGGCTGCCCCGCGACGAGATCCGCGCGCTGTTCGCGCGGGCCGACCTGTTCGTCGCCCCCGCCGTGCTCGAGTCGTTCGGCATCGCCGCGCTGGAGGCGCGCAGTGCCGGGCTGCCCGTCATCGCGCGCGCCGAGAGCGGCGTCGGCAGCTTCGTCACCTCGGGCACCGAGGGCCTGCTCGTCTCCAGCGACGCCGAGATGGCCGCGGCCGTCGTGACCCTCGCCACAGACGCAGCGCGACGGGCGGCGATGGCCCGGCACAACCGCCGTACCCTGCCTGGCATGACGTGGGACGCCCTGCTCACCCGCACCGAGGAGCTCTACGCCCGCGCCGGGGCCGACGAGTCGGTGCACGCGGCGTGA
- a CDS encoding phosphatase PAP2 family protein, with product MRVLRGWRRFQEGRTPVLGELVVVLALLWAYDWVRSKSHPRVGLAQRNGEDVLRLETRLHIDAEHAANAWVGRHDVLEWVASLWYQSAHICITMGVLGWLWWRHPDRYRVARNALVLINVAGLVIFALYPCMPPRLLPGRHFVDAIEASGLGSSPAGPVPADQYAAMPSLHLAWATWVAVTASLAVGSVVLRRLWRCYPLVTASVVVVTANHYVLDIVAGVAVAAVALPLAARLTPQRAAREGGVRGSGDGPAGRAPARQGAAAPTP from the coding sequence GTGAGGGTGCTGCGGGGCTGGCGCCGGTTCCAGGAGGGCCGGACGCCGGTCCTCGGCGAGCTCGTCGTCGTGCTGGCGCTGCTCTGGGCCTACGACTGGGTGCGCTCGAAGTCCCACCCCCGGGTCGGGCTCGCGCAGCGCAACGGCGAGGACGTGCTGCGCCTCGAGACCCGCCTCCACATCGACGCCGAGCACGCGGCCAACGCCTGGGTGGGCCGGCACGACGTCCTCGAGTGGGTCGCGTCGCTGTGGTACCAGAGCGCCCACATCTGCATCACGATGGGCGTGCTGGGCTGGCTCTGGTGGCGCCACCCCGACCGCTACCGGGTGGCGCGCAACGCCCTCGTGCTCATCAACGTCGCGGGCCTCGTCATCTTCGCGCTCTACCCCTGCATGCCGCCGCGGCTGCTGCCCGGCCGGCACTTCGTCGACGCGATCGAGGCCTCCGGGCTCGGCTCCTCCCCGGCGGGACCCGTCCCCGCCGACCAGTACGCCGCGATGCCCTCGCTGCACCTCGCCTGGGCGACCTGGGTGGCGGTGACGGCGAGCCTCGCGGTGGGCAGCGTGGTGCTGCGCCGGCTCTGGCGCTGCTACCCGCTGGTGACCGCCTCGGTCGTCGTGGTGACCGCCAACCACTACGTCCTCGACATCGTCGCGGGGGTGGCGGTGGCCGCGGTGGCGCTCCCGCTCGCCGCGCGGCTGACGCCGCAGCGGGCCGCCCGGGAGGGCGGGGTCAGAGGATCCGGCGACGGACCAGCAGGCCGAGCGCCAGCGCGCCAGGGAGCAGCGGCGCCCACACCGTGA
- a CDS encoding lysylphosphatidylglycerol synthase transmembrane domain-containing protein — MSLRTPPGATDRLGVSSQRRWTRVLVRVGLPALVVGGVLAMAMRDRSTLREGLAALPYADVSWLLFAAGLAALLWVAGTVSQLGALSVRPPVGRLLAVQVAASFANSLLPAGTGGLAVNVRFLRRFGLTRESAIAAQALNTTVGAVSHVAMLGVALLLAPHVLVPQAIPGIGPALHAFGHSHAGVVALAVAVTLLASGAAVKALPALRTELRVLLAVLRDPRRGLQLWGGAVSAPLLHALVLVAVLHALGAPLPVSATVLTYLAASAVSAFVPSPGGVGALDVTLSGALVAAGADTTTALSAVLAYRLVTVWAPLLPGALALGLLVRRRIL; from the coding sequence GTGTCCCTCCGCACCCCGCCCGGGGCGACCGACCGGCTCGGGGTCTCCTCCCAGCGGCGCTGGACCCGCGTGCTCGTGCGCGTCGGCCTGCCGGCCCTCGTCGTCGGCGGCGTGCTGGCCATGGCCATGCGCGACCGCTCGACGCTGCGCGAGGGCCTGGCCGCCCTGCCCTACGCCGACGTCTCCTGGCTGCTGTTCGCCGCCGGGCTCGCCGCCCTGCTCTGGGTCGCCGGGACGGTGAGCCAGCTCGGCGCCCTGTCCGTCCGCCCGCCGGTGGGCCGCCTGCTCGCGGTGCAGGTCGCGGCGTCGTTCGCCAACTCCCTGCTGCCCGCGGGCACCGGCGGCCTCGCCGTCAACGTCCGCTTCCTGCGCCGCTTCGGGCTCACCCGGGAGTCCGCGATCGCGGCGCAGGCCCTCAACACGACGGTCGGCGCCGTCAGCCACGTCGCCATGCTCGGCGTCGCCCTGCTGCTCGCGCCGCACGTGCTCGTCCCGCAGGCCATCCCCGGCATCGGCCCGGCGCTGCACGCCTTCGGCCACTCGCACGCCGGCGTGGTCGCGCTCGCCGTGGCGGTGACGCTGCTCGCGAGCGGGGCCGCCGTGAAGGCGCTCCCGGCCCTGCGCACCGAGCTGCGCGTCCTGCTCGCCGTGCTGCGCGACCCGCGGCGCGGCCTCCAGCTCTGGGGCGGCGCGGTCAGCGCGCCCCTGCTCCACGCGCTCGTGCTCGTCGCCGTGCTCCACGCGCTCGGCGCACCGCTGCCGGTGTCCGCGACGGTGCTGACCTACCTCGCCGCGTCCGCCGTCAGCGCGTTCGTGCCCTCGCCCGGCGGCGTCGGCGCCCTCGACGTCACGCTCTCCGGCGCGCTCGTCGCCGCGGGCGCGGACACGACGACGGCGCTGTCCGCGGTGCTCGCCTACCGGCTCGTCACGGTGTGGGCGCCGCTGCTCCCTGGCGCGCTGGCGCTCGGCCTGCTGGTCCGTCGCCGGATCCTCTGA
- a CDS encoding DEAD/DEAH box helicase, giving the protein MTTGAPVETHETTAPAEQPVQEQPDDEHGGFSDLGLRPELLTALSALGYEEPTPIQREAIPPLLEGADLLGQAATGTGKTAAFALPVLHLLAAGPRDGRRPGALVLVPTRELAVQVSEATHKYGKDLGMRVLPIYGGQPIGHQLRALDRGVDVVVATPGRALDHLSRGTLDLSEVHVVVLDEADEMLDMGFAEDIEALLEAAPEGRQTVLFSATMPVRVEAIARKHQRSPRRIQIERERPTGGESPLVRQVAYVVPRAAKPAALGRLLDVEAPQAAIVFCRTRDEVDTLTESLNGRGYRAEALHGGLSQEQRDRVVGRLRAGTAELLIATDVAARGLDIDTLTHVVNYDVPSAPEAYVHRIGRVGRAGRAGVAITLAEPREHRMLKTIERVTRATIPVEKVPTVADMRARRLEMTRAAVEEALVEDDLDGFRVVVETLAAEYGLMEIALAAVKLAHEAGGPTSDEEEIPDATLRPVRDDRTGGAGPGGRSGASRDRFAGRTGGPTTRLWISLGRMAGVRPQDLVGAIAGEAGLPGRQIGAIEIADKFSLVEVPESAADRVVDALRGSTVKGRPVNVRRDRGPRRE; this is encoded by the coding sequence ATGACGACCGGCGCACCGGTCGAGACGCACGAGACGACCGCGCCGGCCGAGCAGCCGGTGCAGGAGCAGCCGGACGACGAGCACGGCGGCTTCTCCGACCTCGGCCTGCGTCCCGAGCTGCTCACCGCGCTCTCGGCGCTCGGCTACGAGGAGCCCACCCCGATCCAGCGCGAGGCGATCCCGCCGCTGCTCGAGGGCGCCGACCTGCTCGGCCAGGCCGCGACCGGCACGGGCAAGACCGCGGCGTTCGCCCTGCCCGTCCTGCACCTGCTCGCCGCGGGCCCGCGCGACGGCCGTCGCCCGGGCGCGCTCGTCCTCGTCCCGACGCGCGAGCTCGCCGTCCAGGTCTCCGAGGCCACGCACAAGTACGGCAAGGACCTCGGCATGCGGGTGCTGCCGATCTACGGCGGCCAGCCGATCGGCCACCAGCTGCGCGCGCTCGACCGCGGCGTCGACGTCGTCGTCGCCACCCCGGGCCGTGCGCTCGACCACCTCTCCCGCGGCACGCTCGACCTCTCCGAGGTGCACGTCGTCGTCCTCGACGAGGCCGACGAGATGCTCGACATGGGCTTCGCCGAGGACATCGAGGCGCTGCTCGAGGCCGCGCCCGAGGGCCGGCAGACGGTGCTGTTCTCCGCGACGATGCCGGTGCGCGTCGAGGCGATCGCCCGCAAGCACCAGCGCTCCCCGCGGCGCATCCAGATCGAGCGCGAGCGGCCGACGGGCGGGGAGTCGCCGCTGGTCCGCCAGGTCGCGTACGTCGTCCCCCGCGCCGCGAAGCCCGCCGCCCTCGGCCGGCTGCTCGACGTCGAGGCACCCCAGGCGGCGATCGTGTTCTGCCGCACCCGCGACGAGGTCGACACGCTGACCGAGTCGCTCAACGGGCGCGGCTACCGCGCGGAGGCGCTGCACGGCGGGCTCTCGCAGGAGCAGCGCGACCGCGTCGTCGGGCGGCTGCGCGCCGGCACCGCGGAGCTGCTCATCGCCACCGACGTCGCCGCGCGCGGGCTCGACATCGACACGCTGACCCACGTCGTCAACTACGACGTGCCGTCCGCGCCCGAGGCGTACGTCCACCGCATCGGCCGCGTGGGCCGCGCCGGCCGCGCCGGCGTGGCGATCACCCTCGCCGAGCCGCGCGAGCACCGCATGCTGAAGACGATCGAGCGCGTCACCCGCGCGACGATCCCGGTGGAGAAGGTCCCGACGGTCGCCGACATGCGCGCCCGCCGGCTCGAGATGACCCGGGCCGCGGTCGAGGAGGCGCTGGTCGAGGACGACCTCGACGGCTTCCGCGTGGTCGTGGAGACCCTCGCCGCCGAGTACGGCCTGATGGAGATCGCGCTCGCCGCCGTCAAGCTCGCCCACGAGGCGGGCGGCCCGACGAGCGACGAGGAGGAGATCCCCGACGCGACGCTGCGCCCCGTGCGCGACGACCGCACCGGCGGTGCCGGTCCGGGCGGTCGGAGCGGCGCGAGCCGTGACCGCTTCGCCGGCCGCACCGGCGGGCCGACCACGCGGCTGTGGATCTCGCTCGGCCGCATGGCGGGCGTCCGCCCGCAGGACCTCGTCGGCGCCATCGCCGGTGAGGCGGGGCTGCCCGGCCGGCAGATCGGCGCGATCGAGATCGCCGACAAGTTCTCGCTCGTCGAGGTGCCGGAGAGCGCGGCGGACCGCGTGGTCGACGCGCTGCGCGGCTCGACCGTGAAGGGCCGCCCGGTCAACGTGCGCCGCGACCGCGGGCCCCGCCGGGAGTAG
- a CDS encoding glycosyl hydrolase — MTVTAGLEEELPPDPRTRTRTRRGAVLAVLAVLLVLLLLTALAAYAAVRARRDPAPLALVDGPRVGAEQLGLNAVDPARWPEAPFGSLRLWDSGTTWADLEPAPGEWHWERLDALVAAAQQHGVRVLLTLGLTPAWAAARPGDASPYGGATSASEPADPATWTAYVTAVAQRYRGRIEAYELGNEPNLRMFSTSSPETTARLSTAGAAAVHAADPAATVVAPALAATSPGAEEWMRRFVAAGGLAGSQVVAFHAYPEQGSTPESLVTTVAAVRALVPAGLPLWATEVGWGLAQPTATRPAWLLTGGQARAYVARSLVALLRAGVVRTSWYGWTNQYVGLRLTRSDGSTDDGGRAYAAVASWLTGAGWGGCTDDAARGLVSCTLTRAAQGERDTLVWATGAPVRVTVPGRTRELRALDGSRRALRGHEGLEVGSEPVLLVQR; from the coding sequence ATGACCGTGACGGCCGGGCTGGAGGAGGAGCTGCCGCCCGACCCCCGCACCCGCACCCGCACCCGCCGGGGCGCCGTCCTGGCTGTCCTGGCGGTGCTGCTCGTGCTGCTCCTGCTCACCGCCCTCGCGGCGTACGCGGCGGTGCGCGCCCGCCGTGACCCGGCGCCGCTCGCCCTGGTCGACGGCCCGCGGGTCGGCGCTGAGCAGCTCGGGCTCAACGCGGTCGACCCCGCGCGCTGGCCGGAGGCGCCCTTCGGCTCGCTGCGGCTGTGGGACAGCGGGACGACCTGGGCCGACCTCGAGCCCGCGCCGGGCGAGTGGCACTGGGAGCGGCTCGACGCGCTGGTCGCAGCCGCGCAGCAGCACGGGGTGCGCGTCCTGCTCACGCTCGGCCTCACGCCGGCGTGGGCGGCGGCGCGACCCGGCGACGCCTCGCCGTACGGCGGGGCGACGAGCGCGTCCGAGCCCGCCGACCCGGCGACGTGGACGGCGTACGTCACGGCGGTCGCCCAGCGCTACCGCGGGCGCATCGAGGCCTACGAGCTCGGCAACGAGCCGAACCTGCGCATGTTCTCGACCTCCTCGCCGGAGACGACGGCGCGGCTGAGCACGGCGGGGGCCGCTGCCGTGCACGCGGCCGACCCGGCGGCCACGGTGGTCGCGCCGGCGCTCGCGGCCACCTCGCCGGGTGCGGAGGAGTGGATGCGGCGCTTCGTCGCGGCGGGCGGGCTGGCCGGGAGCCAGGTCGTCGCCTTCCACGCGTACCCGGAGCAGGGCAGCACCCCGGAGTCGCTCGTCACGACGGTCGCCGCCGTGCGCGCGCTCGTCCCGGCGGGGCTTCCCCTCTGGGCGACCGAGGTGGGGTGGGGGCTGGCGCAGCCGACCGCGACGCGCCCGGCGTGGCTGCTGACCGGGGGGCAGGCCAGGGCGTACGTCGCCCGCTCGCTGGTCGCCCTGCTCCGCGCCGGGGTGGTGCGGACCTCCTGGTACGGCTGGACCAACCAGTACGTCGGCCTCCGGCTCACCCGCTCCGACGGGAGCACGGACGACGGCGGCCGCGCGTACGCCGCAGTGGCGTCCTGGCTGACGGGCGCGGGCTGGGGCGGGTGCACCGACGACGCGGCGCGCGGGCTCGTCTCCTGCACCTTGACCCGCGCAGCGCAGGGCGAGCGGGACACGCTGGTCTGGGCGACCGGTGCACCCGTCCGCGTGACGGTGCCCGGCCGGACGAGGGAGCTGCGGGCGCTGGACGGTTCGCGCCGGGCCCTGCGGGGGCACGAGGGGCTCGAGGTCGGCAGCGAGCCGGTCCTGCTGGTGCAGCGCTGA
- a CDS encoding carboxylate-amine ligase, with protein MPVQQDEREPVSSAVGATFGVEEEFHVVDATSLAPLDSPGLAEDLQQGRWGSTVHPEISTAQIEVTTGVCTSLEQVRREVLAGRAAARAACAEHGAAPLPASTHPELHWEDQRLTGQARYLDLFDRWGPMALQQTICGCHVHVGVPDLDTAVAVMDRVRPWLPVLVALTGSSPFHEGADTGHESWRTTWWSRWPISGPPELLGDAEGYRRAVEELVGAGVVDDAHGLYWDVRPSARYPTLEFRVGDVCTRVDDVVLHAALCGSLTRVLAAHAREGRPVPQLRPELARAARWTAARHGLRGPLLDPLAGVPVAPDTAVGALLALLRDDLEDHGTWPEVEATTTALLARGTSAAAQRERVRRTGSLREAVAWALRTGSEG; from the coding sequence GTGCCGGTGCAGCAGGACGAGCGGGAGCCCGTCTCCAGCGCGGTCGGCGCGACGTTCGGCGTCGAGGAGGAGTTCCACGTCGTCGACGCCACCTCGCTCGCGCCGCTCGACTCCCCCGGGCTGGCCGAGGACCTGCAGCAGGGGCGCTGGGGCAGCACCGTGCACCCGGAGATCTCGACCGCGCAGATCGAGGTGACGACCGGCGTCTGCACCTCGCTCGAGCAGGTGCGCCGCGAGGTGCTGGCCGGACGGGCGGCGGCCCGGGCGGCCTGCGCCGAGCACGGTGCCGCGCCGCTCCCCGCCTCCACGCACCCGGAGCTGCACTGGGAGGACCAGCGGCTCACGGGGCAGGCGCGCTACCTCGACCTCTTCGACCGCTGGGGGCCGATGGCCCTGCAGCAGACGATCTGCGGCTGCCACGTGCACGTCGGGGTGCCCGACCTCGACACCGCCGTCGCCGTGATGGACCGGGTGCGCCCCTGGCTGCCCGTGCTGGTCGCCCTGACGGGCAGCTCGCCGTTCCACGAGGGCGCCGACACCGGGCACGAGAGCTGGCGCACCACGTGGTGGTCGCGCTGGCCGATCAGCGGGCCGCCCGAGCTGCTGGGCGACGCCGAGGGCTACCGGCGGGCGGTCGAGGAGCTCGTCGGCGCCGGCGTGGTGGACGACGCGCACGGGCTCTACTGGGACGTCCGGCCCTCCGCGCGCTACCCGACGCTGGAGTTCCGCGTCGGCGACGTGTGCACGCGCGTGGACGACGTCGTCCTGCACGCCGCGCTGTGCGGGTCGCTGACCCGGGTGCTGGCCGCGCACGCCCGCGAGGGACGACCGGTCCCGCAGCTGCGCCCCGAGCTCGCCCGCGCGGCGCGCTGGACGGCGGCGCGCCACGGCCTGCGCGGGCCGCTGCTGGACCCGCTCGCCGGCGTGCCCGTCGCGCCCGACACCGCCGTGGGGGCCCTGCTCGCCCTGCTCCGCGACGACCTCGAGGACCACGGGACGTGGCCCGAGGTCGAGGCCACGACCACCGCCCTGCTCGCGCGCGGCACCTCCGCGGCGGCCCAGCGGGAGCGGGTGCGGCGGACCGGCTCGCTGCGCGAGGCGGTCGCCTGGGCCCTGCGGACGGGGTCCGAGGGGTGA
- a CDS encoding DUF7455 domain-containing protein, which produces MTNTLSARPDVESMGEDLAPLAVADRCDQCGAQAFVRARLESGELLFCGHHGREAMARLMELGAAVRDDTATINAKPSVSATI; this is translated from the coding sequence ATGACGAACACTCTCAGCGCCCGGCCCGACGTCGAGAGCATGGGCGAGGACCTCGCCCCCCTGGCTGTCGCGGACCGCTGCGACCAGTGCGGTGCGCAGGCCTTCGTGCGCGCCCGGCTCGAGAGCGGCGAGCTGCTCTTCTGCGGCCACCACGGCCGTGAGGCGATGGCGCGCCTGATGGAGCTCGGCGCGGCCGTCCGCGACGACACGGCGACGATCAACGCCAAGCCCTCGGTCTCCGCGACGATCTGA
- a CDS encoding cold-shock protein, with translation MLGTVQWFKADKGFGFLTPEDGGDDVFVHVSAFHEGLGTLLEGQRVEFDLVEGERGPQAADVRAVEPEPAGPYEPREGAVTGTVTWYDPDKGFGFLSPDDEGADVFVHSSALAPGALPEGGDRVEYFLGEGPRGPQAEQVQVLPEEPGSRLVISGTVHWFDEEKGFGFITPDDVFVHFTQISGATGYRTLREGQKVEFSIAPGERGLQAEKVRVTGAAPAPPRDDRHRDDRRGGGDRPRGRDGDRRGGRDSGPREHAPRSGGRSGGAGSGGNGTVQWFKADKGFGFITPDGGGDDVFVHFSEIAEEGKFRSLHDGQRVAFEVVQTDKGPHARSVRPV, from the coding sequence ATGCTCGGCACGGTGCAGTGGTTCAAGGCGGACAAGGGCTTCGGCTTCCTCACCCCGGAGGACGGCGGCGACGACGTGTTCGTCCACGTCTCGGCGTTCCACGAGGGGCTGGGGACGCTGCTCGAGGGCCAGCGCGTGGAGTTCGACCTCGTCGAGGGCGAGCGCGGCCCCCAGGCGGCCGACGTGCGCGCGGTCGAGCCGGAGCCGGCCGGCCCGTACGAGCCGCGGGAGGGGGCGGTCACTGGCACCGTCACCTGGTACGACCCGGACAAGGGCTTCGGCTTCCTCTCGCCCGACGACGAGGGCGCCGACGTGTTCGTGCACTCCTCGGCCCTCGCCCCGGGCGCGCTGCCCGAGGGCGGCGACCGGGTGGAGTACTTCCTCGGCGAGGGCCCCCGCGGCCCGCAGGCCGAGCAGGTGCAGGTGCTCCCCGAGGAGCCCGGATCACGCCTCGTCATCAGCGGCACCGTCCACTGGTTCGACGAGGAGAAGGGCTTCGGGTTCATCACGCCCGACGACGTCTTCGTCCACTTCACCCAGATCAGCGGTGCCACCGGCTACCGCACGCTGCGCGAGGGGCAGAAGGTCGAGTTCTCGATCGCGCCCGGCGAGCGCGGGCTGCAGGCGGAGAAGGTGCGCGTGACCGGCGCGGCACCCGCTCCGCCCCGTGACGACCGGCACCGTGACGACCGGCGGGGTGGCGGCGACCGCCCGCGCGGCCGGGACGGCGACCGGCGAGGCGGGCGCGACAGCGGCCCGCGCGAGCACGCCCCGCGCAGCGGCGGCCGCAGCGGCGGGGCCGGCTCCGGTGGCAACGGGACCGTCCAGTGGTTCAAGGCGGACAAGGGCTTCGGCTTCATCACCCCGGACGGTGGGGGCGACGACGTCTTCGTGCACTTCTCGGAGATCGCCGAGGAGGGGAAGTTCCGCAGCCTGCACGACGGGCAGCGGGTCGCCTTCGAGGTCGTCCAGACGGACAAGGGCCCGCACGCGCGCTCGGTCCGTCCCGTCTGA
- a CDS encoding lactonase family protein, producing MTRSLLLVGSYDTPGEPGAVRAYALDPEDGVGDLLATLPLSDASFLATHPVLPVAYVLGEGDEGTLSTVALGPDGSLELLETVPSGGAAPCHVAVAADGTHVVTSHYGDGAVTVSRLDGAGRFVRHDVLRLERRDGRVPRAHSALLGGGRAWVADLGRDLVVDLEVSADGARVVQEAAAPAGSGPRSSAEHPDGTRWVTGELDGTVLHYGRADGGWTLLAAAPSCAAGREHDARVSALRTSPDGRWLWVANRHHSCLSRFDLAAGGAPAAHVVVEGDELRDFCLWAGRVLVAVQRAGRLVVLPEDGGEPEQVLEVPGVACVVPWAQP from the coding sequence ATGACGCGGAGCCTGCTGCTCGTCGGGTCGTACGACACCCCCGGCGAGCCGGGCGCCGTGCGGGCGTACGCGCTGGACCCCGAGGACGGCGTCGGCGACCTGCTCGCGACCCTGCCGCTGAGTGACGCGTCCTTCCTGGCGACGCACCCGGTGCTGCCGGTCGCGTACGTCCTCGGGGAGGGCGACGAGGGCACGCTCAGCACGGTGGCCCTCGGCCCCGACGGCTCGCTGGAGCTCCTCGAGACGGTGCCGAGCGGCGGCGCGGCCCCGTGCCACGTCGCGGTCGCCGCGGACGGCACCCACGTCGTCACCTCGCACTACGGCGACGGCGCGGTCACCGTCTCCCGGCTCGACGGCGCCGGGCGCTTCGTGCGCCACGACGTGCTCCGCCTCGAGCGGCGGGACGGCCGCGTGCCCCGCGCGCACTCGGCGCTGCTCGGCGGGGGACGGGCCTGGGTCGCCGACCTGGGGCGCGACCTGGTCGTCGACCTCGAGGTCTCCGCCGACGGCGCACGCGTCGTGCAGGAGGCGGCCGCTCCCGCGGGCAGCGGCCCGCGCAGCAGTGCGGAGCACCCCGACGGGACGCGCTGGGTCACCGGGGAGCTGGACGGCACCGTGCTGCACTACGGCCGCGCCGACGGCGGCTGGACCCTGCTCGCAGCAGCACCGTCGTGCGCCGCCGGGCGCGAGCACGACGCGCGCGTCTCCGCGCTGCGGACCAGCCCGGACGGGCGCTGGCTCTGGGTCGCCAACCGCCACCACAGCTGCCTGAGCCGCTTCGACCTCGCCGCCGGCGGCGCACCCGCCGCCCACGTCGTGGTCGAGGGCGACGAGCTGCGCGACTTCTGCCTGTGGGCAGGGCGGGTGCTCGTGGCCGTGCAGCGGGCCGGACGGCTCGTCGTGCTCCCCGAGGACGGCGGCGAGCCGGAGCAGGTGCTCGAGGTCCCCGGCGTCGCCTGCGTGGTGCCCTGGGCGCAGCCCTAG